Proteins from a genomic interval of Kribbella aluminosa:
- the polA gene encoding DNA polymerase I → MTAQPTGTDPAATGRPRILLLDGHSLAYRAFYALPVENFSTTTGQHTNAVYGFTSMLINMLRDEQPTHICVAFDVSRKTFRSEQYTEYKAGRSKSPDEFKGQISLVKEVLEALRIPTTEIDGWEADDIIATLATQADEQGFEVLISSGDRDSFQLINENVTVLYPKRGVSEIARMDPAAIEEKYGVGPRMYPDLAALVGEQSDNLPGVPGVGPKTAAKWLNQFGSLNDVVDRVNEIKGKAGESLREHLADVIRNRQLNELVRDLTLDVSVDDLARTPWDRDKVHTLFDSLEFRVLRERLVAEHEEVDATVDHGFELDGAQLKPGELAAWLKEHVSGGERVGVAVQGSWGGGTGQITGLALANASGAACWFDPEVLTPDDEEAWKAWLGDPAMPKALHDVNGPLLGFLERGWTLGGLSSDTQLSAYLVRPDQRAYDLADLTVRYLKRELRNEEADNGQLSFDDVEGGPAADHTMLRARAIADLADTLDAELEKQAGTALLADVELPLIQVIAAMERDGIAVDRPYLEQLEERFATGVREAATSAYEVIGKEINLGSPKQLQVVLFDELQMPKTKRTKTGYTTDADSLQALFEKTEHPFLAYLLAHRDATRLRQTVEGLLKTISPRDGRIHTTFNQTIAATGRLSSTEPNLQNIPIRTEEGRRIRQAFVVGDGNESLMSADYSQIEMRIMAHVSQDQGLIDAFNSGMDFHSVTASRVFSVEPSEVTQEQRAKIKAMNYGLAYGLSAYGLSQQLKIGVDEAKGLMDEYFEGFGGVRDYLRSIVIDAGKTGYTETILGRRRYLPDLTSDNRQRREMAERMALNAPIQGSAADVIKMAMLKVDASLRESGLKSRMLLQVHDELVFEIAPGEREALEQLVRHDMGHAVDMAVPLDVSVGVGRTWHEAAH, encoded by the coding sequence ATGACTGCGCAACCCACCGGCACGGACCCCGCGGCGACCGGCCGACCGCGGATCCTGCTGCTGGACGGGCACTCGCTGGCGTACCGGGCGTTCTACGCGCTCCCGGTGGAGAACTTCTCCACCACCACCGGGCAGCACACCAACGCGGTGTACGGGTTCACCTCGATGCTGATCAACATGCTCCGCGACGAGCAGCCCACGCACATCTGCGTCGCGTTCGACGTGTCCCGCAAGACCTTCCGCTCCGAGCAGTACACGGAGTACAAGGCCGGCCGGTCGAAGTCGCCGGACGAGTTCAAGGGGCAGATCTCGCTGGTCAAGGAGGTGCTGGAGGCGCTCCGGATCCCGACCACGGAGATCGACGGCTGGGAGGCCGACGACATCATCGCGACGCTCGCCACGCAGGCCGACGAGCAGGGTTTCGAGGTGCTGATCAGCAGCGGCGACCGGGACTCGTTCCAGCTGATCAACGAGAACGTCACCGTGCTGTACCCGAAGCGCGGCGTGTCCGAGATCGCCCGGATGGACCCCGCCGCGATCGAGGAGAAGTACGGCGTCGGCCCCCGGATGTACCCGGACCTCGCTGCGCTGGTGGGGGAGCAGAGCGACAACCTGCCCGGCGTCCCGGGCGTCGGCCCGAAGACCGCGGCCAAGTGGCTGAACCAGTTCGGTTCGCTGAACGACGTGGTCGACCGGGTGAACGAGATCAAGGGCAAGGCCGGCGAGTCGCTGCGCGAGCACCTCGCCGACGTGATCCGGAACCGGCAGCTCAACGAGCTGGTCCGCGACCTGACCTTGGACGTCTCGGTCGACGACCTGGCCCGCACGCCGTGGGACCGGGACAAGGTGCACACGCTGTTCGACAGCCTGGAGTTCCGGGTGCTGCGCGAGCGGCTGGTCGCCGAGCACGAAGAGGTCGACGCGACCGTCGACCACGGCTTCGAGCTGGACGGCGCGCAGCTGAAGCCGGGCGAGCTGGCGGCCTGGCTGAAGGAGCACGTCAGCGGCGGCGAGCGGGTCGGCGTCGCGGTGCAGGGCAGCTGGGGCGGCGGCACCGGGCAGATCACCGGGCTGGCCCTGGCGAACGCGTCCGGCGCGGCCTGCTGGTTCGATCCGGAGGTCCTGACGCCGGACGACGAGGAGGCGTGGAAGGCCTGGCTCGGAGACCCGGCCATGCCGAAGGCGCTGCACGACGTGAACGGTCCGCTGCTCGGGTTCCTCGAGCGCGGCTGGACGCTCGGCGGGCTGAGCTCGGACACCCAGCTGAGTGCGTACCTCGTTCGCCCGGATCAGCGGGCGTACGACCTCGCCGACCTCACCGTGCGGTACCTGAAGCGCGAGCTGCGCAACGAGGAGGCCGACAACGGGCAGCTGAGCTTCGACGACGTCGAGGGCGGCCCGGCCGCGGACCACACGATGCTGCGCGCCCGCGCGATCGCGGACCTCGCCGACACCCTGGACGCCGAGCTCGAGAAGCAGGCCGGTACGGCGCTGCTCGCGGACGTCGAGCTGCCGCTGATCCAGGTGATCGCGGCGATGGAGCGGGACGGGATCGCGGTCGACCGGCCGTACCTCGAGCAGCTCGAGGAGCGGTTCGCGACCGGCGTCCGGGAGGCGGCCACGTCGGCGTACGAGGTGATCGGCAAGGAGATCAACCTCGGGTCGCCGAAGCAGCTGCAGGTGGTGCTGTTCGACGAGCTGCAGATGCCGAAGACCAAGCGCACCAAGACCGGGTACACCACGGACGCGGACTCGCTGCAGGCGCTGTTCGAGAAGACCGAGCACCCGTTCCTGGCGTACCTGCTGGCGCACCGGGACGCGACCCGGCTGCGGCAGACGGTCGAGGGCCTGCTGAAGACGATCAGCCCGCGCGACGGCCGGATCCACACCACGTTCAACCAGACGATCGCGGCGACCGGGCGGCTCAGCTCGACCGAGCCGAACCTGCAGAACATCCCGATCCGGACCGAGGAGGGCCGGCGGATCCGGCAGGCGTTCGTGGTCGGCGACGGCAACGAGTCGCTGATGTCGGCGGACTACAGCCAGATCGAGATGCGGATCATGGCGCACGTGTCGCAGGACCAGGGCCTGATCGACGCGTTCAACTCCGGGATGGACTTCCATTCGGTGACCGCGTCCCGGGTGTTCTCGGTCGAGCCGTCCGAGGTCACGCAGGAGCAGCGCGCGAAGATCAAGGCGATGAACTACGGGCTCGCGTACGGGCTGTCGGCGTACGGGCTGAGTCAGCAGCTGAAGATCGGCGTCGACGAGGCCAAGGGCCTGATGGACGAGTACTTCGAGGGCTTCGGCGGCGTCCGGGACTACCTGCGGTCGATCGTGATCGACGCCGGCAAGACCGGGTACACCGAGACGATCCTGGGCCGCCGGCGGTACCTGCCGGACCTGACCAGCGACAACCGGCAGCGCCGCGAGATGGCGGAGCGGATGGCGCTGAACGCACCGATCCAGGGCTCGGCCGCGGACGTCATCAAGATGGCGATGCTGAAGGTCGACGCGTCGCTGCGGGAGTCCGGCCTGAAGTCCCGGATGCTCCTCCAGGTCCACGACGAGCTCGTCTTCGAGATCGCCCCCGGCGAACGCGAGGCCCTGGAGCAGCTGGTCCGCCACGACATGGGCCACGCCGTCGACATGGCCGTCCCGCTCGACGTCTCGGTAGGCGTCGGCCGCACCTGGCACGAGGCCGCCCACTAG
- a CDS encoding NUDIX hydrolase, producing MPTPKFILDLREKIGHDLLWLTGLSAVVLNGAGEVLLVERADNGRWSLIGGILEPGEQPAVAVVREIQEETAVEAQVDRLLSIEATPPAAYPNGDRVQFLDLCFSCRPLGGEARVNDDESTDVRWWPLDNLPELTDRERLSIQRALSPDPAPIVEGIEHGPRSS from the coding sequence ATGCCGACTCCGAAGTTCATCCTCGACCTCCGCGAGAAGATCGGGCACGACCTGCTCTGGCTGACCGGGCTGAGCGCGGTGGTGCTCAACGGCGCGGGCGAGGTGCTGCTGGTCGAGCGCGCCGACAACGGACGATGGAGTCTGATCGGCGGCATCCTGGAGCCCGGCGAGCAGCCCGCGGTCGCCGTCGTCCGCGAGATCCAAGAGGAGACCGCGGTCGAGGCCCAGGTCGACCGGCTGCTCAGCATCGAGGCCACGCCCCCGGCCGCCTACCCGAACGGTGACCGGGTCCAGTTCCTCGACCTCTGCTTCAGCTGCCGCCCGCTCGGCGGCGAGGCTCGCGTCAACGACGACGAGTCCACCGACGTCCGCTGGTGGCCACTCGACAACCTCCCCGAACTGACGGACCGAGAGCGCCTCTCCATCCAGCGCGCCCTCTCCCCCGACCCGGCGCCGATCGTGGAGGGAATCGAGCATGGACCTCGATCTTCCTGA